The Chloroflexota bacterium nucleotide sequence CGGAAGGACGTGTCGAACACCGAGGTCAACAGGCTCCCGCCGCAATAACGGCAGGTCTCGACCGCGGTCGTTTCGCGCTTCCGAGAGGTGCTCATGACGCCGAGGATGGGCGCGGCGGTGCACCACCTCAATAGGACCCCCGTACCCTGGGCTGGTACCCGGCCCGTACACCGAATCGCGCACCCGGGCCCAGCGACCGGTGCGCCGGAGCACCACCAACTGGTACTCGGGGCGTACTCCTGCCGATCAGACCAGCCGGACCACCGCCGGGGCCGCGCTCCACAGCTTTTCGAGCCCGTAGCGCTCGCGTTCGTCGGGCGTGAACAGGTGAACGATGACGCTGCCGTAGTCGAGGAGCACCCATCGCGCGCCGGCGCGCCCCTCGATTCCGAGCGGCCGGACCCCCTGCGCCCGCAGCTCCTCGGCCAGCGCGCCGGCCAGGGCCGTGACCTGGCGGTCGGAACGGCCGGTGCCGATGACGAAGAAGTCGGCCAGCGAGGTGAGCTCCCCGGTGCGCAGCATGACGACGTCGCTGGCCTTGTGGTCCGACACGATCTCCACGATCCGGTGCGCCAGCTGAGCCGGGTCGAGCTCCGGGTGGAGCGGGGTCACGTTCGGGGTCGGCTGCTGCAGGTCGGTTCTCCGAGTCCGAGTGGCTATGGCTGGTACAGGCGGCGCTCGAGGATCAAATCCTCGACGGCCCGCGGCACAAGGTAGCGGATGGCGCGGCCGGCCGCCACGCGGCGCCGGATCTCGGTCGCGCTGATGTCCAGCGCCGGCCCGCCCAGGAGGTGGATCCGGACGGCCGCCTTCCCGAAGCGGCGGGCCAGGTTGGCGCGAGGCGGCAGCGGCGTCCCGCTGCGCGGGCCGACGGCCCAGGACGCCAGCTCGAGGAGCCGATCCGGCTCGCGCCACGAGTCCACCTGGGCCAGGCTGTCGGCCGCCATGACCAGCACCAGCTCGACGTCCGGATGGCGCCGGCGCAGCTCGACCAGGGTGTCAACCGTGTAGGACGGCCCTTCCCGCTCGAGCTCGACCAGCGACACGTCCAGCCGCGGGTCATTGGCGATCGCGAGTCGGGTCATCAGGACCCGATCCGCCGCGTGGCTGATGGACCGTCCGCGCTTGTGGGGCGGGTGGGCTGCGGGGATCAGCAGAACCCGGGATAGGCCCAGCTCGTCGGCGGCCAGGGTCGCCAGCCACAGATGACCGACATGCGGAGGGTCGAATGTGCCCCCCAGGATGCCGACCCGTTCGGCCCCAGCCGCCACGGGCAGTCCAACCGGCACGAGCCTGGTTCGGGCTCGCGCCCGGGACTGACCGGCGGTCACCCTTCGTCGCCCCACTCGAGCTCGAGGCGGCCGATGCGCACCATGGTCCCGCTCCGTGCGCCGCGGCGTCGGAGCTCGGCGTCGATGCCCAGCCGTTCGAGGCGGCGCTGGAAGCGCTCCCGCGACTCCTCGTTGGCGAAATCCGTGCGCGCCGCGGTTCGTTCGATCGCCGCGCCCCGGACGCGGAGCCCATCCGGCTCGGCGACCACCTCCCAGCCGTCCGCGGCCGGGTCGAAGCGGTGGACGCGGCGCGCGGGCTCGGGCCCGATTTCGGCCTGGCGGCGGTCGGCTTCAACGAGCGCATCGGCCAGCGCGGCGCGCAGGGCATCCAGGCCGGTCCCGTCGTGGGCCGAAACCGCTATCGGGTCGTACCCGTCCTTGCGCAGGGCGGCGCCCACCGATCGCCAGCGAGCGCGGGCCTCGGGCAGGTCGTGCTTGGTGACCACCAGCCGCAGCGGCCGTTGAACGAGGGTCGGATCGTGG carries:
- the nadD gene encoding nicotinate-nucleotide adenylyltransferase, whose translation is MPVGLPVAAGAERVGILGGTFDPPHVGHLWLATLAADELGLSRVLLIPAAHPPHKRGRSISHAADRVLMTRLAIANDPRLDVSLVELEREGPSYTVDTLVELRRRHPDVELVLVMAADSLAQVDSWREPDRLLELASWAVGPRSGTPLPPRANLARRFGKAAVRIHLLGGPALDISATEIRRRVAAGRAIRYLVPRAVEDLILERRLYQP
- the rsfS gene encoding ribosome silencing factor encodes the protein MTPLHPELDPAQLAHRIVEIVSDHKASDVVMLRTGELTSLADFFVIGTGRSDRQVTALAGALAEELRAQGVRPLGIEGRAGARWVLLDYGSVIVHLFTPDERERYGLEKLWSAAPAVVRLV